DNA sequence from the Acidothermus cellulolyticus 11B genome:
CCGGGTCGCGGCATCATGCATGCCGGGAAATACCGGTACGTCGCCGGTTCCCAGTCCGTACCGGAGATTCGGCTGTTCCGCGCGCACCGCGGCGATGTACTCCGCGGTGTGAATTGCCGCAGCGAGAGTGTCATCGGGCTCCGGAACCGGCGTGAGCCGCACGCTCGCCAGGACGCCAATCGCTTCGGCGAGCTGAATGGTGAGCGCGACGCGTACCGGCGCGAGCGGATGTCCAGGGCCGAAGTCGTAGCGCAGGAGTTCCGGTGACCAGATGAGAACCGTGCTGTGTTCCACTGATGTCATTGCCCGCCCGCGAGTTGCCGGGATCGGTCTCGTGCCGCTTCCAGTGCGGCAAGTAGGGCCGCTCGGACGCCGTGCCGTTCCAATTCGCGAATTGCTGCAATCGTCGTTCCCCCCGGAGAGGTGACCGCTTCCCGCAGAGCCACCGGGTGCTCGCCGGATTCCCGGAGCATGACGGCAGAGCCGTAGATGGTCTGCACGATGAGGTCGTGGGCAACCGATCGGGGCAGCCCGAGGAGGATACCGGCGTCCGTCATCGCCTCGACGAGAAAGAAAACGTACGCCGGACCGCTGCCCGAGAGTGCGGTCACCGCGTCCAGCTGGCTCTCCGGCAGGCGCAGGACCTTGCCCACGGGACGGAAAATCGCCTCAGCCCGGGCCAGATGCTCCTCGGTCGCATTCGACCCGGGCGCGAGCACGCTCATCGCTTCGCCAACCAGGGCGGGCGTATTCGGCATGACACGGATCACCGGCACGCCTTCCACCAGCCGCCGCTCAATGGCCGACGTCGTAATGCCGGCCGCGATGGTGACGACCAGCCGCTCCGGGGTGACCGCCGGTGACAGCTCGGTCAGCAGATCGTCCATGTCCTGCGGTTTGACCGCCAGCACGAGAGTGTCGGCTGTTTTCGCCGCCTCGAGATTGCTCACCGCGCGCACCTGATACCGCTCGGTCATCTCCCGTGCCCGCGCCGGATACCGCTCGGTGATGACGAGTTTCTCCGCGGGGAGTCCCGCCTTCAGCAGGCCGGAAATCAGCGCCTCGCCCATTTTCCCCGCGCCAAGGACCGCGATGGTGTCGCCGTGGTCCTGCATCGACAGGTCGGTCATTTCTTGCTCCCCAGCGCCCGAAGGAAGAACGCCACGTTGGCCGGCCGTTCCGCGAGCCGTCGCATCAGGTACGGATACCACTGACCGCCGTACGGAACGTAGACCCGCACCCGCTCGCCGCGGCGGACCAGACGCTGCTGCTCATCCGGCCGGACGCCGTACAGCATCTGGAATTCGTACGTGTCCTTGCCCCGGCCCGCTTGGGTCGCCATCACCGAGGCGATCGCGATGAGCCGCGGATCGTGGGTCGCCACCATGGGGTAACCCGAGCCGCGCATGAGAATCCGCAGGCAGCGGACGAAATTGCGGTCCACCTCGTGGCGGCGGGTGAACGCCACCTCCGCCGGTTCGCGGTACGCCCCCTTGCAGAGCCGGACGCGCGCCCCGGCTTCGGCGAGTTCGCGGCAATCCGCGAGCGATCGGCGCAAATATGCCTGGATGACGCAGCCGACGCTTGGGAATTCCCGCCGCAGCTCGGCGACTATCGCCAGGGTGTCGTCCGTGGTGGTGTGGTCCTCCATGTCGAAGGTGACCATTGTTCCCGCGGCCTGCGCGGCGGCACAGATCTCACGGGCGAGGTCGAGGGCAACGCGACGCGGCTCCTCCGGTGACCCGACCGACGCGTTCCCGGCAAGACCCAATCCGAGTGCCGAGAGTTTGAGGGAAATCTCCACCTCGGCCGCGAGCCCCGCTTGTTCGATCGCCGCTGCCAGTTCCCGGTACGCCTCGGCGGTTGCGCGCGCCTGGCTCAGGTCGCGGACCTGCTCCCCCAGCCGATCGAGACTGACGAGCAGGCCGTCCGCGACGAGCTGCCGCGCGACCGCGAGCCCGTCCGCAACCTCGGTGCCTGCGACAAATCGATGGACGACGGCGCGGGTGGGTGGTGCTGTTGCGATGAGCCGGCGCAGCGTCTGACTATCGGCGGCCTCGAGGATGAGGCGGCGCAGCATGTCGCTTCCCTTCTCGCCCCGCGGGCGGCGCCCGTCCGTACGCCTCAGGCTATCCGGCGACGACCATGGCCGGCACCGTGCTGGTGCGGTCAGGCGGTTGGTGTCGTGGTGTGCAGCGCGGCGCGGGCGAACCGCAACGCTTCCGCCAGCGCCTCGGCGCGTTCGGCGTGGGAGCGCGCCTTGGAGGTGTTCACTTCGACGGTCACGGCTCCGGGCAGATTCCGGCCGGCGACGACGCCAAGGATGGCGGCGCACGGTTGGCGCCCGCGGCCCGGCACGAGATGTTCGTCCAGCCATGAGCCGGAGCCGTCCGCGAGATGGACGTGCGCGATCCGGTCGCCGAGCGACCGGGCCAGGACGAGGCCGTCCTGACCGGCGGCCGCGGCATGCGAAATGTCCAGCGTCACGTGGGGGTAATCAAAATCCAGCGGTGACCAGGACGGCGCATACGTTGCGATGGACAGCCCAAGGGGTCCCCGCTGCGGGTACATGTTCTCCACGGCAAAGACCACGTCGGTCTCTTCGGCCATGCGGCTCAATCCGGAGACGAATTGCCGGGCGTATCCCCGCTGCCAGGCGAACGGCGGGTGGGTCACCACGGTCCGTGCGCCGAGGCGTTCGGCGAGCAACTGGGCGCGGGTCAATTTCGCCCACGGCTCGGTTCCCCAAATGCGTTGGGTGAGCAGCAGGCACGGCGAATGGACGGCGACCACCGGCATCTGGTGGTAGTCGGCGAGCCGGCGCAGTGCGGTGGCGTCCTGGCTCACCGGGTCCGCGTTCACCATGACTTCTATGCCGTCGTACCCCAGGCGCGCCGCAATTTCGAAAGCGACGGCTGTCGACTCCGGCCAGACCGAGGAGGTGGAGAGCGCGACCTGAATCGGCACATGTCGAGGGTATGCCGACTCGCTAAGGTGACCTAGTGACCAGGACCATCGTCCACCTGCTGCGCCATGGCGAGGTGTTCAACCCCCGCCACGTGCTGTACGGCCGGTTACCAGGCTTCCACCTGTCGGAAGCCGGTCTGCTGATGGCAAAGCGCGCGGCGGAGGCGCTGACCGGTCATGACGTCGTCCTCGTGCTGTCGTCACCGTTGGAGCGGGCGCGGGAGACTGCTGAGCCGGTCGCCGCCCGGTTCGGCGTACCGGTTGAGATCGACGAGCGGCTGATCGAGGCGACGAACGCGTTCGAGGGTCAACGGGTCGGTGACGGTGCGCTCCGGCGTCCGCGCAGTTGGTGGCTGGTCCGCAACCCGTGGCGGCCGTCCTGGGGCGAGCCGTACGTGGAGGTGGCCGCCCGGATGTGGGCCGCGGTCCAGGACGCGCGGCGGCGGGCGGCCGGCCATGAGGCGGTCTGTGTCAGCCATCAGCTGCCGATATGGACGGTGCGGCGCATGCTCGAGCGTCGTCCGCTCTGGCATCATCCCGGACGCCGCCAGTGCGCCCTGGGCAGCATCACCAGCCTGGTCTTCGACGACGAGGCGGTCGTCGCGGTGACGTACGCCGAGCCGTCCGGGCGTGCCGGGATCGGCGAACTCGCCGGAGCGTGACGCCGGGTGCGCCGACCCCTGATCCCGATGGTCGGCTCTCCCCCTCATGCCGGCTCGTGGCGACGACGTCGGCAGAATGGAGCCGCAGTCGACGAGGGGACTCCGGTGGCGATCTGGCAGTACATGCACGACCAACCAGGCGCCGGACGCCGCGGCTGCTCGGGTCGGCGTTTCTTTACGCAAGGATTCCGCAGCCTCGTTGCCTGCTGCGTCGTCGTGCTCCTGGCCGGCTGCGCAGCGTCGCGCGCCGCGGATAGCACCACGGTCGTCAACGGCAAGGCGGCGATTACTCGATTCGCCGCGGGGGACCGGCCGGCGGCGCCGATGGTGAGCGGGACGGACCTCTCCGGCCGTCCATTGAGCCTCGCGCAGTTTCGCGGCACGGTCATCGTGCTGAATTTCTGGGCGTCCTGGTGCCCGCCGTGCCGGTCGGAAGCCGCCGCGCTCGAACAGGTCTACACCGAGACCAAGGCTCTCGGTGTTCACTTCGTCGGTGTGGACATTCGGGAGAACGGGCCGAACGACGGGCCCGCCTTCGTTGCCGATCACCACATCAGCTATCCGAGTTTCGCGGATCCGTCCGCGTCGATTGCCTTGCAGTTCCGTGGTTCGGGCATCAATCCGGCACTTCCGCCGAGCACTCTCGTCATCGACCGCAGCGGGCGCATTGCCGCCCGGGCACTGGGTGAACTGACGTATAACCCGCTGAAGGCGCTGGTTCTCGACGTGGTCCGGGAGTCGTCGTGACGATGGCATCGATCGCGACGACGTTTCAGCACACGGTGCTCTCCGGGTCGTTGCTTCTCGCGATACCGGTCGCCGCCCTTGCCGGTCTGGTCTCGTTTCTCTCGCCGTGCGTCGTGCCGCTCGTCCCGGGATATCTCGCGTACGTCACGGGTATGTCCGGCGCCGAGTTGGGCGACGGCAGTGTCCGCAAGAGCCGGATGCTCGCCGGCAGCGCACTTTTCGTGGTGGGATTTTCGATTGCTCTCACGCTCGGTGGGGCGCTCTTCGGCTATGTCGGCTCGACCCTGGCGGCGCACCGCGACGTCGTCTACCGAGTTCTCGGGGTTGTGGTCATCGTCTTCGGTTGCGTGTTTCTCGGACTTTTTCCCGGCCTGCAGCGGGAGATCCGCATCCACCGGTTGCCGGCAGCCGGTCTTGCCGCCGCCCCGATCGTCGGTTTCGCCTTCGGCGTGGGGTGGACGCCGTGCCTCGGCCCGACCCTCGGTGCCGTGCAGGCGCTTGCGCTGGCCGGATCGAGCGCAAGTCAAGGCGCGCTGCTCACATTTGTGTACTGCCTGGGTCTCGGTATTCCCTTCATTCTCGTTGCAATTGGGTTCCGCCGAGCCCTCGGTGCGCTCGCCGTCGTCCGGCGGCACCAGCGGCTGGTGAGCACCGTCGGTGGTGTCATGCTGCTGCTTGTGGGTTTCCTGCTCGTCAGCGGCTTGTGGAACGTCGTCGTCGGAGCATTGCAGCACCTCGTCACGGGATATACGGCGCCGCTATGACCGACCTCTCCGAATCCCGCACGGACCGCGTCGCACCGGACGTGGCTGCAGTCCGCGATCACGTTCAGCTGACTCGTGATGGTGTAACGGTTGCCGAGAACGCCGACGGCGTAGCGGCCGCGGAGACCGCCGATGGTGCAGCGGCTGCGGAGACCGATGATGGTGCAGCGGCTGCGGAGACCGATGAATTCGGCACCCGGCAACGGGCCCGTCGTCCTGCGGTGGCTTCGCTCCTCGCCGTACTCCGCTGGGTGTGGTATTCGCTCACGTCAATGCGGACCGCTCTGATTCTGCTTTTCTTGCTGGCACTTGCGGCGATTCCCGGATCCATCCTGCCGCAGCGGGGTGGTGCGAATCCGGCGGCGGTGGCCGCATTCTTCAGCCGGCATCCGACCCTTGCACCCATTCTCGACCACCTGGGCGCTTTCAACGTGTACGGCTCGGCGTGGTTTGCCGCCGTCTATCTGCTGCTGTTCATTTCACTTGCCGGATGTGTCGTGCCGCGGGCATTCCGGCACGCGGCGATGTTGCGGACCCCGCCGCCGCCGACCCCGCGGAATCTCCACCGCCTACCGGCATATTGTCGGTGGGAGACGACCCTGCCGGCACGTGACGCGGTCCGCGCCGCCCGGCAGGTGCTTGCGCGTCGACATTTCCGTCTCCGCGTCGACGATCAAACGTTGGCGGTCTCCGCGGAACGCGGTCAGCTGCGGGAAACCGGCAACCTCGTCTTTCACATCGCCCTGCTGGTGGTATTGCTCGGCATTGCGGTGACCTCGGGATTCGGCTTCACCGGAACCGTCATTCTCAAAGAGCACGACACCTTCGCCGACACACAAATCGCCTACGACAGTTTCTCGGCCGGCCGCATGGTCAATGTGGGCGCGCTGCCGCCGTTCACCTTCACGCTCGACGCATTTCGGGCCAGCTTCGTCCAATCCGGTCCGACGCGTGGTGCTGCGGCGGATTACCGGGCGACAGTGACGTGGCAGCCGCGGCCCGGCGCGCCGATGCGGACGTCGGAGATTTCCGTCAACCATCCGCTCACTGTGGACGGGGTGAATGTGTACCTCACCGGCCACGGCTACGCGCCGCATTTCCGGATCCGCGACGGTTCGGGGCGCGTCTTCGACGAGACAGTGCCGTTCCTGCCTCGGGATGGCGTCTTCACTTCCCAGGGCGTGGTGAAGCTGCCGGACGCGAAGCCACAGCAGCTGGGCATCAGCGGGTTCTTCCTGCCGACCGCCGCGGCGGATCCGGTGACCGGGCAGCCGATTTCGATTTTCCCGGCGCCCGACAATCCGGTGGTGGTCCTTGGCGTCTTCGGTGGGAATCTCGGCTTGGATTCCGGTATCCCGCAATCGGTCTACACGTTGGACACCACGAAGATGCACCTGCTCGGCAAGGGAATTCTGCGCCCGGGCCAGACCCTGACG
Encoded proteins:
- the proC gene encoding pyrroline-5-carboxylate reductase; translated protein: MTDLSMQDHGDTIAVLGAGKMGEALISGLLKAGLPAEKLVITERYPARAREMTERYQVRAVSNLEAAKTADTLVLAVKPQDMDDLLTELSPAVTPERLVVTIAAGITTSAIERRLVEGVPVIRVMPNTPALVGEAMSVLAPGSNATEEHLARAEAIFRPVGKVLRLPESQLDAVTALSGSGPAYVFFLVEAMTDAGILLGLPRSVAHDLIVQTIYGSAVMLRESGEHPVALREAVTSPGGTTIAAIRELERHGVRAALLAALEAARDRSRQLAGGQ
- a CDS encoding proline dehydrogenase family protein, encoding MLRRLILEAADSQTLRRLIATAPPTRAVVHRFVAGTEVADGLAVARQLVADGLLVSLDRLGEQVRDLSQARATAEAYRELAAAIEQAGLAAEVEISLKLSALGLGLAGNASVGSPEEPRRVALDLAREICAAAQAAGTMVTFDMEDHTTTDDTLAIVAELRREFPSVGCVIQAYLRRSLADCRELAEAGARVRLCKGAYREPAEVAFTRRHEVDRNFVRCLRILMRGSGYPMVATHDPRLIAIASVMATQAGRGKDTYEFQMLYGVRPDEQQRLVRRGERVRVYVPYGGQWYPYLMRRLAERPANVAFFLRALGSKK
- a CDS encoding sugar phosphate isomerase/epimerase family protein, which translates into the protein MPIQVALSTSSVWPESTAVAFEIAARLGYDGIEVMVNADPVSQDATALRRLADYHQMPVVAVHSPCLLLTQRIWGTEPWAKLTRAQLLAERLGARTVVTHPPFAWQRGYARQFVSGLSRMAEETDVVFAVENMYPQRGPLGLSIATYAPSWSPLDFDYPHVTLDISHAAAAGQDGLVLARSLGDRIAHVHLADGSGSWLDEHLVPGRGRQPCAAILGVVAGRNLPGAVTVEVNTSKARSHAERAEALAEALRFARAALHTTTPTA
- a CDS encoding histidine phosphatase family protein produces the protein MTRTIVHLLRHGEVFNPRHVLYGRLPGFHLSEAGLLMAKRAAEALTGHDVVLVLSSPLERARETAEPVAARFGVPVEIDERLIEATNAFEGQRVGDGALRRPRSWWLVRNPWRPSWGEPYVEVAARMWAAVQDARRRAAGHEAVCVSHQLPIWTVRRMLERRPLWHHPGRRQCALGSITSLVFDDEAVVAVTYAEPSGRAGIGELAGA
- a CDS encoding TlpA family protein disulfide reductase encodes the protein MAIWQYMHDQPGAGRRGCSGRRFFTQGFRSLVACCVVVLLAGCAASRAADSTTVVNGKAAITRFAAGDRPAAPMVSGTDLSGRPLSLAQFRGTVIVLNFWASWCPPCRSEAAALEQVYTETKALGVHFVGVDIRENGPNDGPAFVADHHISYPSFADPSASIALQFRGSGINPALPPSTLVIDRSGRIAARALGELTYNPLKALVLDVVRESS
- a CDS encoding cytochrome c biogenesis CcdA family protein, which translates into the protein MASIATTFQHTVLSGSLLLAIPVAALAGLVSFLSPCVVPLVPGYLAYVTGMSGAELGDGSVRKSRMLAGSALFVVGFSIALTLGGALFGYVGSTLAAHRDVVYRVLGVVVIVFGCVFLGLFPGLQREIRIHRLPAAGLAAAPIVGFAFGVGWTPCLGPTLGAVQALALAGSSASQGALLTFVYCLGLGIPFILVAIGFRRALGALAVVRRHQRLVSTVGGVMLLLVGFLLVSGLWNVVVGALQHLVTGYTAPL
- the resB gene encoding cytochrome c biogenesis protein ResB, which translates into the protein MTDLSESRTDRVAPDVAAVRDHVQLTRDGVTVAENADGVAAAETADGAAAAETDDGAAAAETDEFGTRQRARRPAVASLLAVLRWVWYSLTSMRTALILLFLLALAAIPGSILPQRGGANPAAVAAFFSRHPTLAPILDHLGAFNVYGSAWFAAVYLLLFISLAGCVVPRAFRHAAMLRTPPPPTPRNLHRLPAYCRWETTLPARDAVRAARQVLARRHFRLRVDDQTLAVSAERGQLRETGNLVFHIALLVVLLGIAVTSGFGFTGTVILKEHDTFADTQIAYDSFSAGRMVNVGALPPFTFTLDAFRASFVQSGPTRGAAADYRATVTWQPRPGAPMRTSEISVNHPLTVDGVNVYLTGHGYAPHFRIRDGSGRVFDETVPFLPRDGVFTSQGVVKLPDAKPQQLGISGFFLPTAAADPVTGQPISIFPAPDNPVVVLGVFGGNLGLDSGIPQSVYTLDTTKMHLLGKGILRPGQTLTLPDGQGSVTFVGFSDFAAFQLTRDPGKPIVLVAISVAIAGLLVSLGIRRWRVWVRAAENEAGRTVVEVGGLPRTDASGGFTEAFARLAEELRRRTDAADAAADGESDGVMRIGAGSRRDDGVS